In Jeotgalibaca arthritidis, a single genomic region encodes these proteins:
- a CDS encoding metallophosphoesterase, with product MKIGVLSDLHIDTNRKKLNRGDTYDRLLAQLLYNNEIDLLLMAGDISSDYQDSIQFLDQMVKHRVSKLLFVPGNHDFWSIRNKDTDTEGIYQTFLQREDSPVGKPLLLNDKWSVVGNPGWYDYGFASQSYTTEQFEQKKLRIGGWNDRLYVHWKQSDQEVAEAMRQQLEVDCQSVNDRQIILMTHIVTHPQFTVPLPHRVYDYYNAFLGSKSYMSLYEDYPIRHSVMGHVHFRKSMKEDEIAYYCQCLGNGRHWWSDDPYTELASTLETFIIE from the coding sequence ATGAAAATAGGTGTCTTATCTGACTTACATATTGACACAAATAGAAAGAAACTAAATAGAGGAGACACGTATGACCGGTTGCTCGCTCAATTACTCTACAATAATGAAATTGATTTACTACTAATGGCTGGTGATATATCATCGGATTACCAAGATAGCATTCAATTTTTAGATCAAATGGTTAAACATAGGGTTTCAAAGCTACTATTTGTTCCAGGTAACCATGATTTTTGGTCGATTCGTAATAAGGATACTGACACAGAGGGTATTTACCAAACCTTTTTACAAAGGGAGGATTCGCCTGTCGGCAAACCACTCTTACTAAATGACAAATGGTCAGTTGTGGGGAATCCAGGTTGGTATGATTATGGATTTGCCAGTCAAAGTTATACAACTGAACAATTTGAGCAGAAGAAATTGCGTATTGGTGGCTGGAATGATCGATTATATGTACACTGGAAGCAAAGCGATCAAGAGGTAGCAGAAGCCATGCGGCAACAGCTAGAAGTAGACTGCCAGTCTGTTAATGATCGTCAAATAATTTTGATGACACATATCGTCACACATCCCCAGTTTACCGTACCTTTGCCGCACCGGGTTTATGATTATTACAATGCCTTTTTGGGTAGTAAGAGTTATATGTCCTTGTATGAGGATTATCCAATCCGACATAGTGTGATGGGACATGTCCATTTTCGGAAAAGCATGAAAGAAGATGAGATAGCTTATTATTGTCAGTGTCTAGGCAATGGCAGACATTGGTGGTCAGATGATCCGTATACGGAATTAGCATCAACATTAGAAACCTTTATCATTGAATAG